The Chrysoperla carnea chromosome X, inChrCarn1.1, whole genome shotgun sequence genome includes a region encoding these proteins:
- the LOC123303119 gene encoding trehalase isoform X1, whose protein sequence is MSLNINLLNSLIVVIIATFFMSCKCSDDITTFPPPCNSTIYCHGELLHTIQMAHLYPDSKTFVDMKLRRPPNETLESFQRFMNDTNNNPSKKNIADFVNEHFEKPGKEFEAWQLADWKANPKFLQSIHDPEYKQWASKLNSLWNFLGRKMIDDVEKNQDLYSIIYVPNPVVVPGGRFREFYYWDSYWIIKGLLYSEMYDTARGMLLNFLSVVDKYGFIPNGGRIYYARRSQPPLLIPMIQAYYEETKDIQFIKDNIDTMEAEFQFWYNNHTVQIPMNGRYYQLFIYKDYSSGPRPESYREDVLTAQHFTTERDKHEFYAELKAAAESGWDFSSRWFIRDNGDREGNLTHLHTRSVVPVELNAFMYWNARLLRDYQIYLNNDTAAAYYSHLAEKIKDAVTAVLWDDKEGVWLDYDLINHRRRDYFYPTNIAPLWTECYDKSTNITDQVMQYLWRQNEKLISIAATSTKNHLGGIPTTLYHSGEQWDYPNAWPPLQYIMIMALNSTGNEYAQELAFEISDRWVRTNFIAFNATNSMYEKYDSREIGGHGGGGEYEVQLGFGWTNGVILELLAKYGDRLTAVDQFDNAIEKDPQVVTNLPPYVIQAAGGSEARTFITALLVITISLAVGFIGTVACRVYLSQQDYKSAPSGRFKSQYKELRNIYGDVSRRPR, encoded by the exons atgtcgttaaatattaatttattaaatagctTAATTGTTGTGATAATCGCGACATTTTTTATGTCGTGTAAATGTTCCGATGATATTACCACCTTTCCACCCCCTTGCAATAG tACAATATACTGTCATGGCGAATTACTGCACACAATCCAAATGGCTCATTTATATCCCGATTCCAAAACATTTGTCGATATGAAATTACGGCGTCCACCAAATGAAACATTGGAATCATTTCAACGATTTATGAATGATACAAACAATAATCCTAGCAAAAAGAACATAGCCGACTTTGTAAATGAACACTTCGAAAAACCGGGAAAAGAATTTGAAGCATGGCAATTAGCTGATTGGAAAgcaaatccaaaatttttacaatcaatCCATGATCCAGAATACAAACAATGGGcatcaaaattaaatagtttatgGAATTTTCTCGGTCGTAAAATGATTGACGACGTTGAAAAAAATCAGGATTTATATTCGATTATTTATGTTCCAAATCCAGTGGTTGTACCTGGTGGAAGATTCCGTGAATTTTATTACTGGGACTCGTATTGGATTATCAAAGGTTTACTCTACTCAGAGATGTATGACACAGCACGAGGGATGTTACTCAATTTCTTATCAGTTGTGGACAAATACGGGTTTATTCCAAACGGAGGTCGAATTTACTATGCGCGTCGATCTCAACCACCACTATTAATTCCAATGATCCAGGCGTATTATGAagaaacaaaagatattcaatttattaaagataatattGATACCATGGAAGCAGAATTCCAATTTTGGTACAATAATCATACGGTCCAAATACCGATGAATGGACGATATTAtcagttgtttatttataaggaTTATAGTTCAGGACCCCGACCAGAATCGTATCGTGAGGATGTTTTGACTGCACAGCATTTTACAACTGAACGTGACAAGCATGAATTTTATGCTGAATTAAAAGCTGCTGCTGAATCTGGGTGGGATTTCTCAAGTCGATGGTTTATTCGAGATAATGGTGATCGTGAAG GTAATTTAACTCATTTACATACTCGATCGGTAGTACCAGTTGAATTAAACGCATTTATGTACTGGAATGCAAGATTATTAAGAGactatcaaatatatttaaacaacgACACCGCCGCTGCATATTACTCACACTTAGCAGAAAAAATCAAGGATGCTGTAACAGCTGTACTATGGGACGACAAAGAAGGTGTTTGGTTAGATTATGATTTAATTAACCACCGTAGACGTGATTACTTCTATCCAACGAACATAGCACCATTATGGACTGAATGCTACGATAAATCCACAAATATTACGGATCAAGTTATGCAATATTTATGGCGACAAAATGAAAAGTTAATATCAATAGCAGCGACTTCAACTAAAAATCATTTGGGCGGAATTCCAACCACGCTGTATCATTCGGGTGAACAATGGGATTATCCAAATGCATGGCCACCATTACAGTATATTATGATAATGGCATTGAATAGCACGGGAAATGAGTATGCGCAAGAATTAGCTTTTGAAATATCTGATCGTTGGGTGCGAACTAATTTTATTGCTTTCAATGCAACGAATAGTATGTATGAAAAG tacgaCTCTAGAGAAATTGGTGGCCATGGAGGCGGTGGTGAATACGAAGTACAATTAGGTTTTGGATGGACAAATGGtgttattttagaattattagcAAAATATGGTGATCGTTTGACGGCTGTTGATCAGTTTGATAATGCTATTGAAAAAGATCCACAAGTTGTGACAAATTTACCACCATATGTGATACAAGCCGCTGGCGGTAGTGAAGCTAGAACTTTTATAACAGCTTTACTTGTTATTACAATTTCCTTGGCTGTTGGATTCATAGG
- the LOC123303119 gene encoding trehalase isoform X2, with the protein MSLNINLLNSLIVVIIATFFMSCKCSDDITTFPPPCNSTIYCHGELLHTIQMAHLYPDSKTFVDMKLRRPPNETLESFQRFMNDTNNNPSKKNIADFVNEHFEKPGKEFEAWQLADWKANPKFLQSIHDPEYKQWASKLNSLWNFLGRKMIDDVEKNQDLYSIIYVPNPVVVPGGRFREFYYWDSYWIIKGLLYSEMYDTARGMLLNFLSVVDKYGFIPNGGRIYYARRSQPPLLIPMIQAYYEETKDIQFIKDNIDTMEAEFQFWYNNHTVQIPMNGRYYQLFIYKDYSSGPRPESYREDVLTAQHFTTERDKHEFYAELKAAAESGWDFSSRWFIRDNGDREGNLTHLHTRSVVPVELNAFMYWNARLLRDYQIYLNNDTAAAYYSHLAEKIKDAVTAVLWDDKEGVWLDYDLINHRRRDYFYPTNIAPLWTECYDKSTNITDQVMQYLWRQNEKLISIAATSTKNHLGGIPTTLYHSGEQWDYPNAWPPLQYIMIMALNSTGNEYAQELAFEISDRWVRTNFIAFNATNSMYEKYDSREIGGHGGGGEYEVQLGFGWTNGVILELLAKYGDRLTAVDQFDNAIEKDPQVVTNLPPYVIQAAGGSEARTFITALLVITISLAVGFIG; encoded by the exons atgtcgttaaatattaatttattaaatagctTAATTGTTGTGATAATCGCGACATTTTTTATGTCGTGTAAATGTTCCGATGATATTACCACCTTTCCACCCCCTTGCAATAG tACAATATACTGTCATGGCGAATTACTGCACACAATCCAAATGGCTCATTTATATCCCGATTCCAAAACATTTGTCGATATGAAATTACGGCGTCCACCAAATGAAACATTGGAATCATTTCAACGATTTATGAATGATACAAACAATAATCCTAGCAAAAAGAACATAGCCGACTTTGTAAATGAACACTTCGAAAAACCGGGAAAAGAATTTGAAGCATGGCAATTAGCTGATTGGAAAgcaaatccaaaatttttacaatcaatCCATGATCCAGAATACAAACAATGGGcatcaaaattaaatagtttatgGAATTTTCTCGGTCGTAAAATGATTGACGACGTTGAAAAAAATCAGGATTTATATTCGATTATTTATGTTCCAAATCCAGTGGTTGTACCTGGTGGAAGATTCCGTGAATTTTATTACTGGGACTCGTATTGGATTATCAAAGGTTTACTCTACTCAGAGATGTATGACACAGCACGAGGGATGTTACTCAATTTCTTATCAGTTGTGGACAAATACGGGTTTATTCCAAACGGAGGTCGAATTTACTATGCGCGTCGATCTCAACCACCACTATTAATTCCAATGATCCAGGCGTATTATGAagaaacaaaagatattcaatttattaaagataatattGATACCATGGAAGCAGAATTCCAATTTTGGTACAATAATCATACGGTCCAAATACCGATGAATGGACGATATTAtcagttgtttatttataaggaTTATAGTTCAGGACCCCGACCAGAATCGTATCGTGAGGATGTTTTGACTGCACAGCATTTTACAACTGAACGTGACAAGCATGAATTTTATGCTGAATTAAAAGCTGCTGCTGAATCTGGGTGGGATTTCTCAAGTCGATGGTTTATTCGAGATAATGGTGATCGTGAAG GTAATTTAACTCATTTACATACTCGATCGGTAGTACCAGTTGAATTAAACGCATTTATGTACTGGAATGCAAGATTATTAAGAGactatcaaatatatttaaacaacgACACCGCCGCTGCATATTACTCACACTTAGCAGAAAAAATCAAGGATGCTGTAACAGCTGTACTATGGGACGACAAAGAAGGTGTTTGGTTAGATTATGATTTAATTAACCACCGTAGACGTGATTACTTCTATCCAACGAACATAGCACCATTATGGACTGAATGCTACGATAAATCCACAAATATTACGGATCAAGTTATGCAATATTTATGGCGACAAAATGAAAAGTTAATATCAATAGCAGCGACTTCAACTAAAAATCATTTGGGCGGAATTCCAACCACGCTGTATCATTCGGGTGAACAATGGGATTATCCAAATGCATGGCCACCATTACAGTATATTATGATAATGGCATTGAATAGCACGGGAAATGAGTATGCGCAAGAATTAGCTTTTGAAATATCTGATCGTTGGGTGCGAACTAATTTTATTGCTTTCAATGCAACGAATAGTATGTATGAAAAG tacgaCTCTAGAGAAATTGGTGGCCATGGAGGCGGTGGTGAATACGAAGTACAATTAGGTTTTGGATGGACAAATGGtgttattttagaattattagcAAAATATGGTGATCGTTTGACGGCTGTTGATCAGTTTGATAATGCTATTGAAAAAGATCCACAAGTTGTGACAAATTTACCACCATATGTGATACAAGCCGCTGGCGGTAGTGAAGCTAGAACTTTTATAACAGCTTTACTTGTTATTACAATTTCCTTGGCTGTTGGATTCATAGGGTGA